The Rhizobium sp. BG4 genome has a window encoding:
- a CDS encoding LysR family transcriptional regulator — MNDYKALRTFLLAAEKRNFAQVARELDMTPAAVTRAIAALEAELGVQLFVRTTRQVSLTTDGAIFAAQIQPAVKTLEDARREVMNAHKAEEGRLRISAPTWFGKVVLPTILSGFKERYPKISFEISLSDGLINIVDDDYDLAIRISSQPSDKFTIWRKIRVVPRILVAAPGSRFVTMSHPNELTPDDCLAYSGESRRENWVLSDGGSSIAISAGRAFSANSGEVLAEMAADGAGVALLPGFNIAEHIRSGRLVHVFKGWAPPDLWLTLYYPPYQALPPRIASFSKFFEEQVAAHMVMLD; from the coding sequence ATGAACGACTACAAGGCACTCCGCACCTTCCTCCTCGCCGCTGAGAAGCGGAACTTCGCCCAGGTGGCCCGCGAACTCGACATGACGCCCGCTGCCGTAACGCGAGCCATCGCCGCCCTGGAGGCAGAGCTCGGCGTTCAGCTCTTCGTGCGCACCACGCGCCAAGTGTCCCTCACCACCGACGGCGCGATCTTTGCTGCGCAGATCCAACCCGCGGTAAAGACGCTGGAGGATGCCCGACGCGAAGTGATGAACGCCCACAAAGCCGAGGAAGGACGCCTCAGGATCAGCGCACCGACCTGGTTCGGGAAGGTCGTGCTGCCGACGATCCTTTCCGGATTCAAGGAGCGCTATCCGAAGATCAGCTTCGAGATCTCCCTGTCTGACGGCCTGATCAACATCGTCGACGACGATTACGACCTGGCGATCCGCATCTCCTCGCAGCCCTCCGACAAGTTCACGATCTGGAGGAAGATCCGCGTCGTGCCGCGCATCCTTGTTGCCGCGCCCGGCAGCCGCTTCGTCACCATGTCGCATCCCAACGAACTGACGCCGGACGATTGCCTTGCCTATAGTGGAGAAAGCCGGCGGGAGAACTGGGTTCTGTCGGATGGTGGCTCAAGCATCGCAATATCGGCGGGGCGAGCGTTCAGCGCCAATAGCGGCGAGGTGCTCGCGGAAATGGCCGCAGACGGGGCAGGTGTCGCCCTGCTTCCGGGGTTCAACATCGCCGAGCACATCCGCAGTGGACGGCTCGTGCATGTGTTCAAGGGATGGGCGCCGCCAGATCTGTGGCTCACCCTTTACTATCCGCCCTACCAGGCTCTGCCGCCGCGTATTGCCTCCTTTTCGAAATTCTTCGAAGAGCAGGTGGCGGCGCATATGGTCATGCTGGATTGA
- a CDS encoding EamA family transporter: MPLLNTAQQLLLKRSAEEAARTHGEWLFQILSSPWFFAAIAAEIACFAIWMTVLSQLDISKAFPLSAISYVFVMAVAWLAFGEPVSVLQLAGSGLILIGIWCIATAVPSH, translated from the coding sequence GTGCCGCTATTGAACACAGCCCAGCAGCTGCTGTTGAAACGCAGCGCCGAAGAGGCGGCTCGTACCCACGGCGAGTGGCTGTTTCAGATCCTGTCGTCTCCCTGGTTTTTCGCGGCGATCGCTGCTGAGATCGCCTGTTTTGCTATCTGGATGACAGTTCTGTCACAGCTCGATATCAGCAAGGCCTTCCCGCTTTCGGCCATCAGCTATGTCTTCGTGATGGCCGTCGCCTGGCTTGCGTTCGGCGAGCCGGTGAGCGTGCTCCAGCTCGCAGGCAGCGGTCTGATCCTGATCGGCATCTGGTGCATCGCAACGGCCGTGCCATCGCATTGA
- a CDS encoding MipA/OmpV family protein, with amino-acid sequence MTLGASIEYGPKFPGSRHDGFSAIPSFDIRRFDEPDEPGAPDDSIDYGLIGLGGFEAGPVLGFRDSRSRSDDQRLAGLHAVHWDVDAGVFAQYWAIPDELRIRTEIRQALSNGSGLVADLGIDWFQSFGDKWLLSIGPRASFADGAYMRKYFSISSSEAAQNGVLPAFDATGGLKSVGLTVSASYDVTPTLSLQLYDRLDRLTGDGADSPITSKLGDANQNIIGISLNKAFSVGF; translated from the coding sequence GTGACGCTCGGCGCCAGCATCGAATATGGCCCAAAATTTCCCGGATCGAGGCATGACGGTTTCAGCGCCATCCCGTCGTTCGATATCAGGCGCTTTGACGAACCCGATGAGCCGGGTGCTCCCGACGACAGCATCGACTATGGCCTTATTGGTCTTGGCGGCTTCGAAGCTGGGCCAGTGCTCGGTTTTCGCGATTCCCGGTCCCGTTCCGACGACCAGAGGCTCGCCGGTCTTCATGCGGTTCATTGGGACGTGGACGCCGGCGTCTTTGCGCAATATTGGGCAATACCAGACGAGCTGCGTATCCGCACCGAAATCCGCCAGGCGCTGTCGAATGGCAGCGGTCTGGTCGCCGATCTCGGCATCGACTGGTTCCAGTCGTTTGGCGACAAGTGGCTGCTTTCGATCGGACCGCGCGCATCATTCGCCGACGGCGCCTACATGCGCAAATACTTCTCTATTTCGTCAAGCGAAGCAGCCCAGAACGGGGTTTTGCCCGCTTTCGATGCCACCGGCGGCCTGAAATCGGTCGGACTTACCGTTTCGGCGTCTTATGACGTGACGCCGACCCTGTCGCTGCAGCTCTATGACCGGCTCGACAGACTGACGGGCGACGGCGCCGACAGCCCGATCACCTCGAAGCTCGGCGACGCGAACCAGAACATCATCGGCATTTCATTGAACAAGGCCTTCAGCGTCGGCTTCTGA
- a CDS encoding SDR family oxidoreductase: MMRLANKISLVIGGVGGIGGAISHRFASEGATVYATSRKGAETQRQPGGTGTIRTIKADAGNNADLQRVFEQIRSEQGHIDVLVVNAGLSEHAPLGAISEDHYDRTFGLNVRSLLFAAQGAITLMQPGATIVLIGSIAGDIGTKGYGVYGATKAAVRSLTRTWANELAPKGIRVNVVSPGPTDTAMMAAASQEIRDALSRMIPLGRMGKPEEVAAAALFLASDESSFTTGAEIAVDGGMAQV, translated from the coding sequence GTGATGAGATTAGCAAACAAGATTTCCCTCGTAATCGGCGGCGTTGGCGGTATCGGCGGGGCCATATCGCATCGCTTTGCCAGCGAGGGCGCAACGGTTTACGCAACGAGCCGCAAGGGCGCAGAGACACAGAGGCAGCCGGGTGGCACTGGCACCATCCGCACCATAAAGGCCGATGCCGGAAACAATGCAGATCTCCAGCGCGTCTTCGAGCAGATCCGATCGGAGCAGGGCCATATCGACGTGCTTGTCGTCAACGCCGGGCTTTCTGAACACGCGCCTCTCGGAGCAATTTCCGAGGATCACTACGATCGAACGTTCGGCCTGAATGTCCGGTCTCTGCTGTTTGCGGCGCAAGGTGCCATTACCTTGATGCAGCCCGGGGCAACGATCGTGCTGATTGGCTCGATTGCCGGCGATATCGGCACCAAGGGCTATGGGGTCTATGGCGCCACGAAAGCTGCAGTCCGTTCGCTCACACGCACATGGGCCAACGAACTCGCTCCCAAGGGGATACGTGTCAACGTCGTAAGTCCTGGCCCAACCGATACCGCGATGATGGCTGCAGCCTCGCAGGAAATTCGAGACGCACTGTCCAGGATGATACCGCTTGGGCGGATGGGCAAACCTGAGGAGGTGGCGGCCGCGGCCCTGTTTCTGGCCAGCGACGAAAGCAGCTTTACGACAGGCGCGGAAATAGCCGTAGACGGAGGCATGGCACAGGTCTGA
- a CDS encoding gamma-glutamylcyclotransferase yields MPRPYSATMRSPSALHLTTDLVARTLRTVTDEGPEPNWTPISSNQLEELVQRVDEEARDQEIWVFAYGSLMWNPGFDVAGFERAVAFGWHRAFALRIERLRATSDAPGLMLALQPGGSCTGLILKLACASKKEDLRRLLAREIRYVEVCDMVRWVRVRTPAGPRRALTFWASPTRSALTQKVPLEQAAALIAQACGPAGSCAEYLHRTVVDLAERQIFDRNLWQLQELVATKLQALPLPVNPA; encoded by the coding sequence ATGCCAAGACCATATTCAGCGACGATGAGATCGCCATCCGCCTTGCATCTCACCACGGATCTCGTTGCCAGGACCTTGAGGACTGTTACGGACGAAGGTCCGGAGCCTAACTGGACGCCCATCTCGTCCAACCAGCTCGAGGAGCTCGTCCAGAGGGTCGATGAGGAAGCGCGCGATCAAGAGATTTGGGTGTTTGCCTATGGCTCGCTGATGTGGAACCCCGGGTTCGACGTGGCGGGCTTCGAAAGAGCCGTCGCGTTCGGATGGCACCGTGCGTTCGCATTGAGGATCGAACGGCTGCGGGCGACCTCGGATGCGCCGGGTCTTATGCTTGCCCTTCAGCCGGGAGGAAGCTGCACCGGCCTGATCCTCAAGCTTGCCTGCGCGTCGAAGAAGGAAGATCTACGTAGGCTCCTGGCCCGCGAAATCCGCTATGTCGAAGTTTGCGATATGGTCCGTTGGGTCAGGGTCCGGACACCGGCAGGACCCCGTCGCGCATTGACATTCTGGGCAAGCCCGACGCGGTCAGCACTGACCCAAAAGGTACCTCTCGAACAGGCGGCGGCGCTGATTGCCCAGGCCTGCGGACCGGCCGGGTCTTGTGCGGAATACCTGCATCGCACCGTCGTTGATCTTGCAGAACGCCAAATCTTCGACCGGAACCTATGGCAGTTACAGGAACTTGTGGCAACGAAGCTTCAGGCTCTCCCGCTACCTGTCAATCCAGCATGA
- a CDS encoding alpha/beta hydrolase has protein sequence MSTITTKDGVEIFYKDWGAKDAQPIMFHHGWPLSSDDWDAQMLFFLSKGFRVVAHDRRGHGRSAQVSDGHDMDHYASDAFAVVEALDLKNAVHIGHSTGGGEVARYVAKHGEPSGRVAKAVLVSAVPPIMVKTEANPEGLPMEVFDGFRSALAANRAQFFRDVPAGPFYGFNRDGATVHEGVIQNWWRQGMMGGAKAHYDGIKAFSETDQTEDLKNISVPTLVLHGEDDQIVPIADSAHKSVKLLKNGTLKTYPGFSHGMLTVNADVLNADLLAFIRA, from the coding sequence ATGAGCACTATAACCACCAAAGACGGCGTCGAAATCTTCTACAAGGACTGGGGAGCGAAGGATGCCCAGCCGATCATGTTCCACCATGGCTGGCCGCTTTCATCCGACGACTGGGACGCGCAGATGCTGTTCTTCCTCTCGAAGGGCTTTCGCGTCGTCGCCCATGACCGCCGCGGCCATGGCCGCTCGGCCCAGGTGTCGGACGGCCACGACATGGATCATTATGCGTCCGACGCCTTCGCAGTCGTCGAGGCGCTGGACCTGAAAAATGCCGTCCATATCGGTCACTCCACCGGCGGCGGTGAGGTTGCCCGCTACGTCGCAAAGCATGGCGAACCTTCTGGTCGTGTTGCCAAAGCAGTTCTCGTTTCTGCTGTCCCGCCGATCATGGTCAAGACCGAGGCCAATCCCGAAGGCTTGCCGATGGAGGTGTTCGACGGCTTTCGCTCGGCGCTTGCGGCAAACCGTGCGCAGTTCTTCCGCGATGTGCCGGCTGGTCCATTCTACGGTTTCAACCGCGATGGCGCGACTGTGCATGAAGGCGTGATCCAGAACTGGTGGCGTCAGGGAATGATGGGCGGCGCAAAAGCGCATTACGACGGCATCAAGGCATTCTCGGAAACCGACCAGACCGAAGACCTGAAGAATATCAGCGTTCCGACGTTGGTTCTGCACGGCGAAGACGACCAGATCGTCCCGATCGCAGATTCCGCCCACAAATCCGTCAAGCTCCTGAAAAACGGCACGCTGAAGACCTACCCGGGCTTCTCTCACGGAATGCTGACTGTCAACGCCGACGTTCTCAACGCTGATCTGTTGGCTTTCATCCGGGCCTGA
- a CDS encoding helix-turn-helix domain-containing protein, producing the protein MRRTDVGFPVKPCSAERHKAAAAEALLNVEKARPVLEQIANKWSVLILTVLCSRPSRFNEIMRRLDGITHKALAEALKRLERNGLIRREVLTTTTPVGVEYTITSLGRSLQQPFEALYTWSMTYGPELEQAQHDYDNGKR; encoded by the coding sequence ATGCGAAGGACCGACGTAGGTTTTCCGGTTAAGCCTTGTTCTGCTGAAAGACACAAAGCTGCCGCAGCCGAGGCACTATTGAACGTAGAAAAGGCGCGCCCGGTGCTGGAGCAGATCGCCAACAAATGGTCGGTGCTGATCCTGACGGTTCTTTGCTCAAGGCCGTCGCGGTTCAACGAGATCATGCGGCGTCTGGACGGGATCACGCACAAGGCGCTCGCCGAGGCGTTGAAGCGCCTGGAGCGCAACGGTCTGATCCGTCGTGAAGTGCTGACCACGACGACACCGGTCGGGGTGGAGTATACCATCACTTCGCTTGGCCGTTCGCTTCAGCAACCGTTCGAAGCCCTTTACACATGGTCCATGACCTACGGTCCCGAGCTGGAGCAAGCGCAGCACGACTACGATAACGGCAAACGTTGA